Proteins encoded within one genomic window of Bacteroides sedimenti:
- a CDS encoding HipA domain-containing protein — protein sequence MNKCLYCYKELKDGQIDFHPACSRKIFGTSIPPVLPYTRQLLPELGEEVIRSRTVLTGVQPKLSVDMRKEKDKTVPQRFTIVGLWGRFILKPQTELYPHLPELEDLTMHLAETAKMAVVPHSLIRFADGELCYITRRIDRDKKGNKFPMEDMCQLSERLTEYKYKGSYEQIAKLILSYSSSPMLDVVNFWEQVLFSWLTGNADMHLKNFSLYSTSRGRYILTPAYDLLSTALVMPEDTEELALALNGKKRRLKRSDFETAFGSSGLEEKVIENIFSKFGKAIPHWMELVDNSFLPQEMRENYKTIIEGNGKRIGL from the coding sequence ATGAATAAATGTTTGTATTGCTATAAAGAGCTGAAAGATGGTCAGATAGACTTTCATCCGGCCTGCTCCAGGAAGATATTTGGAACCAGCATTCCTCCTGTGCTGCCGTATACCCGTCAGCTTCTTCCGGAACTGGGCGAAGAGGTGATACGCAGCAGGACCGTTCTGACCGGGGTTCAGCCTAAACTGTCGGTAGACATGAGAAAAGAAAAGGACAAAACAGTTCCTCAAAGGTTTACCATCGTGGGGCTATGGGGACGGTTTATCCTGAAGCCTCAGACCGAACTTTACCCTCACCTTCCGGAGTTGGAGGACCTGACTATGCACCTGGCCGAAACAGCTAAAATGGCTGTCGTGCCTCATTCGCTGATCAGATTTGCCGATGGTGAGCTATGTTACATCACCCGCAGGATTGACCGGGACAAGAAAGGGAATAAGTTTCCGATGGAAGACATGTGCCAGCTATCGGAACGGCTTACGGAATATAAATACAAGGGGTCGTACGAGCAAATTGCGAAACTGATACTCTCCTACTCGAGTTCGCCAATGCTGGATGTGGTTAACTTCTGGGAACAGGTGCTGTTTTCGTGGCTCACCGGCAACGCGGACATGCATCTGAAGAATTTTTCGTTGTATAGCACCTCACGGGGAAGATATATTTTAACACCTGCCTATGATCTGCTGTCGACTGCACTAGTAATGCCGGAAGATACGGAAGAGCTGGCACTGGCACTGAACGGGAAGAAAAGGAGGCTGAAAAGAAGCGATTTTGAAACGGCTTTCGGAAGCTCAGGACTCGAGGAAAAGGTAATCGAAAATATCTTTTCAAAATTCGGAAAAGCTATACCTCATTGGATGGAGCTTGTTGATAACTCTTTTCTACCGCAAGAGATGAGGGAAAATTATAAGACAATTATTGAGGGTAACGGGAAACGGATTGGTTTGTAA
- a CDS encoding HipA N-terminal domain-containing protein: protein MKQADVFLHDKLAGRLTEDESGFTFEYDEDYLQSDASEAVSLTLPISGKPYKSMVLFPFFDGLIPEGWLLNIAERNWKIDSRDRMSLLLACCKDCIGAVSIVPTSTEKGNE from the coding sequence ATGAAACAGGCGGATGTATTTTTACACGACAAGTTGGCTGGTAGGCTGACGGAAGATGAAAGCGGATTCACTTTCGAATATGACGAGGATTACCTGCAAAGTGATGCGTCCGAAGCGGTGAGCCTTACTCTGCCGATATCGGGAAAACCATACAAAAGCATGGTGCTATTCCCATTCTTCGATGGCCTGATACCCGAGGGATGGCTGCTGAACATCGCCGAACGCAACTGGAAAATTGACAGTCGCGACCGGATGTCGTTACTATTGGCTTGCTGCAAGGATTGCATTGGTGCAGTGAGCATTGTCCCAACTTCAACAGAAAAAGGAAATGAATAA
- a CDS encoding helix-turn-helix transcriptional regulator — MEYISLSDYVKQMRKLHHLTQTDLSEKAGVGLRFIRELEQGKQTMRIDKVNSVLNLFGTELGPVPMDKSKWGL, encoded by the coding sequence ATGGAATATATATCACTATCGGACTATGTGAAGCAGATGCGAAAGCTGCATCATCTTACGCAAACCGACCTGTCGGAAAAGGCGGGGGTGGGACTTCGGTTTATCCGCGAACTGGAACAGGGGAAGCAGACCATGCGGATAGATAAAGTGAATAGTGTATTGAACTTGTTTGGCACTGAGCTGGGACCGGTACCGATGGACAAATCTAAATGGGGATTATGA
- a CDS encoding N-acetylmuramoyl-L-alanine amidase — MREIDLIVIHCSATRVDRDVTAQDINAAHKVRGFSSWGYHFYIRKNGKVEPMRPLDEAGAHARGYNARSIGICYEGGLDVNGRAADTRTLPQRIAMHALVSRLLTEHPEAEVLGHRDLSPDKNYNGIVDPWERTKECPCFEVRDELWS, encoded by the coding sequence ATGAGAGAAATAGATTTGATAGTGATTCACTGCTCCGCCACACGGGTGGACAGGGACGTGACGGCGCAGGACATAAACGCGGCGCACAAAGTGAGGGGATTCAGTTCGTGGGGATACCACTTCTACATCCGCAAAAACGGAAAGGTGGAACCCATGCGACCGCTGGACGAGGCGGGTGCGCATGCCCGGGGGTACAACGCGCGCTCCATTGGCATCTGCTACGAAGGTGGACTTGACGTGAACGGACGGGCAGCCGATACGCGCACGCTGCCGCAACGCATTGCCATGCACGCCCTGGTGAGCAGACTGCTGACGGAGCACCCGGAGGCGGAAGTACTGGGGCATCGGGACCTGAGTCCGGACAAGAACTACAACGGAATTGTAGACCCCTGGGAACGCACCAAGGAATGCCCCTGCTTTGAGGTAAGGGATGAACTGTGGAGCTAA
- a CDS encoding HU family DNA-binding protein, whose product MSVNYSVVLRKNPGKIDDVGKYYALAQANGELNFNRLCKDVKSRCTVTRADMAGVIEAIVESMIYALEDGKIVRLGNFGSFQISLTGDGAETEKEYNASMIRGSKIVFRPGEMLVDMMKTLSYSQVPVLPKQAAKEPEIPEEGL is encoded by the coding sequence ATGAGTGTAAATTATTCTGTAGTATTGAGAAAGAACCCGGGGAAGATTGACGACGTGGGGAAGTATTACGCACTGGCGCAAGCCAATGGCGAGTTGAATTTCAACAGGCTGTGCAAGGACGTGAAGAGCCGGTGTACCGTGACCCGTGCGGATATGGCGGGTGTGATTGAAGCGATTGTGGAGTCGATGATTTATGCCCTGGAAGACGGCAAGATTGTGCGTCTGGGCAACTTCGGCAGCTTCCAGATTTCGCTGACCGGCGACGGGGCCGAAACCGAGAAGGAGTATAACGCTTCGATGATTCGCGGCAGTAAGATTGTGTTCCGCCCGGGCGAAATGCTGGTGGATATGATGAAAACCTTGTCGTACAGCCAGGTACCTGTGTTGCCGAAGCAGGCAGCGAAAGAGCCTGAAATTCCGGAAGAAGGTCTATGA
- a CDS encoding DUF4248 domain-containing protein encodes MEQEFRIRSYSKLELAILYNPSMSIPSALRTLSRWIAANHRLCEELAMLNYNPRNRIFTPRQVQAIVTYLGEP; translated from the coding sequence ATGGAACAAGAATTCAGAATCCGGAGTTACTCCAAGTTAGAGCTCGCCATCCTGTACAACCCCTCCATGAGCATCCCCTCGGCACTGCGCACCCTTTCGCGCTGGATCGCGGCCAACCACCGGCTGTGCGAAGAGCTGGCCATGCTCAACTACAACCCGCGCAACCGCATCTTCACGCCCCGCCAGGTGCAGGCCATCGTTACTTACCTGGGCGAACCGTGA
- a CDS encoding polysaccharide biosynthesis/export family protein translates to MSTKNIQLLLLVAVAVIFTACKSTKHIAYLQGAESLSVAQLAQGKQQPVSTIKPNDVLRIVVSGSEDADTYIPFNLMVALPSGESSTYSSPTLQSYLVNSKGEIDFPVLGKLQVLNQTTTQVADMITAKLRDYLKGDVVVTVRFINYKISVLGEVNRPGAYTIRNEKVSLLEALSLAGDLTIYGRRDVVKILREGPGGQKKIITLNLNDKNLLLSPYFYLQQGDVVYVEPNKAKAKGSDVGAATSLWLSVTSIVIGVASLMVTLLKK, encoded by the coding sequence ATGAGCACTAAAAACATTCAATTACTATTACTGGTTGCCGTGGCAGTAATCTTTACCGCCTGCAAGTCCACAAAACATATCGCCTATCTGCAAGGCGCAGAGTCACTTTCGGTTGCACAGCTGGCTCAGGGAAAACAACAACCCGTTTCCACCATTAAGCCCAACGATGTGCTTCGCATAGTAGTAAGCGGATCCGAAGATGCCGATACCTACATCCCGTTCAACCTGATGGTGGCACTCCCCTCGGGCGAAAGCTCCACCTACTCAAGCCCCACGCTGCAGAGTTACCTGGTAAACAGCAAGGGCGAGATCGATTTCCCCGTGCTGGGCAAGCTTCAGGTGTTGAATCAAACCACCACCCAGGTGGCCGATATGATAACCGCGAAACTGCGCGACTACCTCAAGGGCGACGTCGTGGTGACCGTACGTTTCATCAACTATAAAATATCCGTGTTGGGCGAGGTGAACAGACCCGGAGCCTACACCATCCGGAACGAAAAAGTGAGCCTGCTCGAAGCCCTCTCCCTGGCGGGCGACCTCACCATTTATGGTCGCAGAGATGTGGTGAAAATCCTCCGCGAAGGACCCGGTGGTCAGAAAAAGATCATCACCCTCAACCTCAACGACAAGAACCTGCTCCTCTCACCCTACTTCTACCTTCAGCAAGGCGATGTAGTGTACGTAGAGCCCAATAAAGCCAAAGCCAAAGGTTCCGACGTAGGAGCCGCCACCAGCCTCTGGCTCTCAGTAACCTCCATCGTAATCGGAGTAGCCTCCCTAATGGTTACCCTGCTAAAGAAATAA